The Candidatus Nanosynbacter lyticus genome window below encodes:
- a CDS encoding ribonuclease J produces MGQRRLATPKGDDQSKRPAAKKSNTAVMNSTTTRKGEVFRAQRRTSENVNLRASQHVIDIPVNKSVYNGYGGEQFSAKMQPKRTRGGKPKLRIIPIGGVGEMGIGKNMNAIEYDDEIIVVDMGFLFPGSDYPGINYITPDITWLEENKHKIKAHVFTHGHLDHIGSFRHFIHRIPAPVYGSKFTIGMLDKSMADADTDFQPDFRVMDPLSHEIIQVSKHFSVELVRVNHSIPDSTAVIIRTPLGVIIDSGDWRFEESPVDGQKFDLKRMTEVASKEGVLMFMNESTNCESAGTHTHTEFDIQYSIGQVMDKFSNSRVILSCFSSQVHRLQLILEEAHKHGRKVAFAGFSMIQNLEVALRSGTIKIPKNTVMKMEDIIKLPDSQITVVCTGSQGEFNAVLSRMATGAHKYMKIKGSDVVVFSSNPIPGNEKNVVRTVDGLMREGSDVIQNGKTHLTGIGPLHLSGHGYYDDHVKLINALNPTYYMPIHGEFHMLVHNARLAEKECGIPRKNIFVCDAGDIIEIDIERQAKKAGRIQAGGVMYDDTGAVVSEVVLKDRIHMSQEGMFVVVLTVQRGTGRLLTSPDIISRGFIYLRDSEELMNMIRQYLKQKAARSFAGKYDLDVVKKEIKDEVTHILYDQTRRTPIVIPVINEVGGLKTVKSAATSSVSTTKAPARSKKVVTNSAAEPKMTLPTMPRRRFPRRQVPDTEANDTKAREVGRVRAY; encoded by the coding sequence ATGGGCCAGAGACGACTTGCGACGCCGAAGGGCGATGATCAGTCAAAACGACCAGCTGCCAAAAAAAGTAACACAGCGGTGATGAATAGTACCACTACTCGCAAGGGCGAGGTGTTTCGGGCGCAGCGGCGGACGAGCGAGAATGTTAATCTCAGGGCGTCGCAGCACGTGATCGATATTCCGGTCAATAAATCAGTTTACAACGGCTATGGCGGCGAGCAATTTAGCGCCAAAATGCAGCCAAAACGCACTCGCGGCGGCAAGCCAAAACTACGGATTATCCCAATCGGCGGTGTCGGCGAAATGGGCATCGGAAAAAACATGAACGCCATTGAGTATGACGATGAAATCATCGTTGTGGACATGGGTTTCCTGTTTCCGGGTAGTGATTATCCAGGTATCAACTACATCACGCCAGATATCACCTGGCTGGAGGAAAATAAACATAAAATCAAGGCGCATGTGTTCACCCACGGGCACCTTGATCACATCGGTTCTTTCCGGCACTTTATTCACCGAATTCCAGCGCCGGTGTACGGGTCAAAGTTCACTATCGGTATGCTAGATAAGTCGATGGCTGATGCGGATACCGATTTTCAGCCAGATTTTCGGGTGATGGATCCATTGAGCCATGAAATTATTCAGGTGTCGAAGCATTTTTCCGTGGAGTTGGTACGGGTTAATCACTCAATTCCAGATTCAACGGCGGTGATTATTCGAACCCCGCTGGGTGTGATTATTGACTCTGGCGACTGGCGATTTGAGGAAAGTCCGGTTGACGGTCAGAAATTTGACCTCAAGCGGATGACTGAAGTGGCGTCCAAAGAAGGCGTCTTAATGTTCATGAACGAATCGACCAACTGTGAATCGGCCGGTACGCATACTCACACCGAGTTTGATATTCAATATTCCATCGGCCAGGTGATGGATAAATTCAGTAACAGCCGAGTGATTTTAAGCTGTTTCTCGTCGCAGGTGCATCGTTTGCAATTGATTTTGGAAGAAGCGCATAAGCATGGACGCAAGGTGGCGTTTGCGGGATTTTCGATGATCCAGAACTTGGAAGTGGCGCTGCGTTCAGGCACCATTAAGATCCCGAAAAATACTGTCATGAAGATGGAAGATATCATCAAGCTGCCGGATAGCCAGATCACCGTGGTTTGTACCGGTTCGCAGGGTGAGTTTAATGCCGTGCTCAGTCGTATGGCGACTGGCGCGCATAAATACATGAAGATTAAAGGCTCTGACGTGGTGGTGTTTAGCTCTAATCCGATTCCGGGCAATGAGAAAAACGTAGTGCGAACCGTTGATGGTTTGATGCGCGAAGGTTCTGATGTGATTCAGAACGGCAAGACACACTTGACGGGGATTGGGCCGCTGCACTTGTCGGGACATGGTTATTACGATGATCACGTCAAGTTGATTAACGCGTTGAACCCAACATACTACATGCCAATTCACGGTGAATTCCACATGCTGGTGCACAATGCGCGGCTGGCAGAGAAAGAGTGTGGTATTCCGAGGAAGAATATCTTTGTGTGCGACGCTGGCGATATTATTGAAATTGATATTGAACGGCAGGCTAAGAAAGCCGGTCGAATTCAGGCTGGCGGCGTGATGTATGATGATACGGGCGCAGTGGTTTCCGAAGTGGTGCTGAAAGACCGCATTCACATGTCTCAAGAGGGAATGTTTGTGGTGGTATTGACGGTGCAACGCGGCACCGGGCGGTTACTAACCAGTCCAGACATTATTTCCCGCGGTTTCATCTACCTGCGTGATTCCGAGGAATTGATGAATATGATTCGCCAGTACTTGAAGCAAAAAGCGGCGCGCAGTTTTGCTGGCAAGTACGACCTTGATGTAGTAAAGAAAGAAATTAAGGACGAAGTTACGCATATTTTGTACGACCAGACGCGCCGGACACCGATTGTTATTCCGGTAATTAATGAGGTGGGTGGCTTGAAGACAGTAAAATCGGCCGCTACCTCGAGTGTTTCTACCACAAAAGCACCGGCGCGCAGTAAAAAGGTTGTGACTAACTCGGCGGCGGAACCGAAAATGACGCTACCAACTATGCCGCGCCGCCGTTTCCCGCGCCGCCAGGTGCCAGACACCGAGGCGAATGATACCAAGGCTCGAGAGGTCGGCCGAGTGCGCGCGTACTAG
- a CDS encoding FtsK/SpoIIIE family DNA translocase, giving the protein MPKKRKSTRKKSVSTAPKHDVPSGFWAQVGAVLLVVLSLLLMVAWFGVGGPVLEWLHKATLSMLGYAMYGLPILLIYIAVEIFRAENNRLPLAMKLAAILEVVWLSGLFGLLKTPTRPNAGGFIGDTANRAMSAMVDPGIAALIYVVLIIITALFITQTSPFMVIKKIAEALKRDHSEEDNNAAVMKKAAREDAASAKSSSDIKLNAGVPTVDPVTPKDKKASPLSSLRGSVARDKAAEEQAALVAAHDPNWQAPSLDLLEKKQSPADAGDIRQNAQIIHDTLAEFNIDVEMEDANIGPKVTQYTLRPPSGVKLTRITALETNIALNLAAQSLRIEAPIPGQKAVGIEVPNRRAADVRLYGVLDSKQWKNAREPLSFAIGKDISGEAVVGELNKMPHMLIAGQTGSGKSVMINTLLTSLLYRNSPSDMKLILVDPKQVEMAPYEDIPHLLTPVITEPEKTISALKWAVNEMERRYKLLAAEKIRDIKGYNQRLATRAKKIPVADADGNIQQHEDGAMPYIVIVIDELADLMMVAARDVEALIVRLAQKARAVGIHLVLATQRPSVDVITGLIKANVPARIGFTVASQVDSRTILDQIGAEKLLGQGDMLLYTPSMSKPKRIQGAWVTDDEVNKITDHLRMQSAPQYNDEVVAQPVQLNGKGGLAVDFSGGGEDEAFMDAVRVVIEGGKASTSYLQRRLRIGYGKAARLIEEMEERGIVGPANGSKARDVLVSSIDELGNS; this is encoded by the coding sequence ATGCCAAAAAAACGAAAATCTACCCGCAAGAAATCAGTTTCCACAGCTCCAAAGCATGATGTGCCGAGCGGCTTTTGGGCGCAAGTCGGCGCGGTGCTTCTCGTTGTGTTGTCGCTTCTTCTGATGGTGGCGTGGTTTGGTGTTGGTGGCCCGGTGCTGGAGTGGCTACATAAGGCGACTCTGAGCATGCTTGGTTACGCGATGTATGGGCTGCCGATTTTGCTGATATATATTGCTGTGGAGATTTTCCGGGCGGAGAATAATCGGTTGCCGCTGGCGATGAAATTAGCAGCCATCCTCGAGGTGGTGTGGTTGTCTGGTTTGTTTGGATTATTAAAGACACCAACCCGCCCAAATGCTGGTGGATTTATCGGTGATACGGCCAATCGGGCGATGAGCGCCATGGTCGACCCGGGCATCGCTGCTTTGATATATGTGGTCCTCATCATTATTACCGCGCTATTTATTACTCAGACGTCGCCGTTTATGGTGATCAAGAAAATCGCCGAGGCGCTCAAGCGCGACCACTCCGAGGAGGATAACAATGCGGCGGTGATGAAGAAGGCGGCTCGTGAAGATGCGGCCAGCGCCAAATCATCGAGCGACATCAAGTTGAATGCCGGCGTCCCAACCGTCGATCCGGTTACGCCAAAGGATAAAAAGGCATCGCCGTTGAGCAGTCTGCGTGGTAGTGTAGCGCGGGATAAGGCAGCTGAGGAGCAGGCAGCACTGGTGGCGGCACACGACCCGAATTGGCAGGCACCGAGCCTTGATCTATTGGAGAAGAAGCAAAGTCCAGCTGATGCTGGTGATATTCGGCAGAATGCGCAGATTATTCATGATACCTTGGCAGAATTTAACATTGATGTGGAGATGGAAGACGCAAATATTGGACCAAAGGTGACGCAGTATACCTTGCGGCCGCCGAGTGGTGTGAAATTGACACGCATCACGGCACTGGAGACGAATATTGCTTTGAATCTGGCGGCACAGAGCTTGCGGATTGAAGCGCCAATTCCTGGGCAAAAAGCCGTTGGTATTGAGGTGCCAAATCGCCGAGCGGCTGATGTGCGGCTGTATGGCGTGTTGGATTCTAAGCAGTGGAAGAATGCTCGCGAGCCGCTGAGCTTTGCAATTGGTAAGGACATCTCTGGTGAAGCAGTGGTCGGTGAGCTCAACAAAATGCCACATATGTTGATCGCTGGACAGACTGGTTCTGGTAAGTCGGTGATGATTAATACCCTACTGACCAGTTTGCTATATCGCAACAGCCCGAGCGATATGAAGTTGATTTTGGTTGACCCAAAGCAGGTGGAAATGGCGCCGTATGAAGACATTCCACATTTGCTGACCCCGGTGATTACTGAGCCAGAAAAGACTATTTCGGCCTTGAAATGGGCGGTCAATGAGATGGAGCGGCGCTATAAATTACTGGCGGCGGAGAAGATTCGTGATATTAAAGGGTATAATCAACGGCTAGCCACGCGAGCTAAAAAAATCCCGGTAGCGGACGCTGATGGCAACATTCAACAGCACGAAGACGGGGCGATGCCGTACATCGTTATTGTAATTGATGAGCTAGCCGATTTGATGATGGTGGCAGCACGCGACGTCGAGGCACTGATTGTTCGCTTGGCGCAGAAAGCGCGGGCGGTGGGTATTCACTTGGTCCTGGCAACGCAGCGGCCAAGTGTTGACGTAATTACTGGCCTGATCAAGGCGAACGTACCGGCGCGTATCGGCTTTACCGTGGCGTCGCAGGTTGACTCGCGGACCATTCTTGACCAAATTGGTGCCGAGAAACTGCTTGGCCAGGGTGATATGCTGCTGTATACGCCGAGCATGAGTAAGCCAAAACGTATCCAGGGCGCGTGGGTGACCGATGACGAGGTCAATAAAATTACTGACCATTTGCGGATGCAGTCAGCACCGCAGTATAATGATGAGGTGGTGGCGCAGCCAGTACAACTAAATGGCAAGGGCGGCCTGGCAGTTGACTTTAGCGGCGGCGGTGAAGACGAAGCATTTATGGACGCGGTGCGAGTGGTGATTGAGGGTGGCAAGGCCTCTACCAGCTATTTGCAGCGGCGGCTACGGATTGGCTACGGCAAGGCAGCGCGACTGATTGAAGAGATGGAAGAGCGTGGCATCGTCGGCCCAGCGAACGGCTCAAAAGCTCGTGATGTTTTGGTCTCAAGTATAGACGAGCTGGGTAATAGCTAG
- a CDS encoding prephenate dehydratase: protein MRIAIQGQAGSFHEQAAKQWYGSDITIVPCMTFGDVFQTYARSKADAVVVAVENTIYGTINETYRHIESCSAPIVGEVTLTIQQTLITNLGTKLEDITAVYSHPVALSQCHQFLQERLPQATQIEYFDTAGAVEFIKQQGSPHLAAIASEAAAQLYNMPILKRHIQDAQDNITRFLVLDQITTVTDANRATLVVTTAHQPGSLLEILRTFADQSINLTSLQSQPIVGQPWNYKFFMTVDAAGPSLQRAINKITSTGHKITLLGEYLAAR, encoded by the coding sequence ATGCGTATCGCCATTCAAGGACAAGCTGGGTCATTTCACGAACAAGCGGCAAAACAATGGTATGGATCTGACATCACCATTGTTCCGTGCATGACCTTTGGCGATGTCTTTCAAACCTATGCTCGCAGTAAGGCCGACGCCGTTGTCGTGGCAGTGGAAAATACCATTTACGGCACCATCAACGAAACTTACCGTCACATTGAATCCTGCAGTGCTCCCATCGTCGGGGAAGTAACACTTACCATTCAACAAACACTCATCACCAATCTGGGCACAAAACTTGAAGACATTACCGCTGTCTATTCACATCCTGTCGCTCTGTCGCAATGCCATCAATTTCTCCAAGAACGCCTGCCACAAGCCACACAAATTGAATATTTTGATACCGCTGGCGCTGTCGAATTTATCAAGCAACAGGGTTCACCACACCTGGCAGCCATCGCTAGCGAAGCCGCTGCCCAACTATACAATATGCCAATTCTTAAACGCCACATCCAAGATGCCCAGGACAACATCACGCGTTTCCTGGTCCTCGACCAGATAACGACAGTGACTGATGCCAATCGAGCAACGCTCGTAGTGACCACCGCCCATCAGCCAGGCAGCCTCCTTGAAATACTCCGCACATTCGCCGATCAGTCCATTAACCTCACCAGCCTCCAATCCCAGCCCATCGTCGGCCAACCGTGGAACTACAAATTCTTTATGACCGTCGATGCTGCCGGCCCGTCATTGCAGCGTGCCATCAATAAAATCACCTCAACTGGGCACAAAATAACATTACTTGGTGAATATCTGGCGGCACGTTAG